Within the Mustelus asterias unplaced genomic scaffold, sMusAst1.hap1.1 HAP1_SCAFFOLD_3751, whole genome shotgun sequence genome, the region caggctttggggagtcaggaggtgagttactctccgcaggattcccagcctctgacctgctctcataTTCACATATAATCACATTGTAAATCCTGACATCTCCCTGAGGGAGCCTCAATATCACCCCCCATTCAAAAGGCCTCAACAGTGCAGATCTCCCTCATTTCAAGGacgagggaggagtgaggggggggggggcgggggagtataTCGGTTGGGTCGCAGTGTTCTCAGTCTCGCTGGGAGGGGGAGGTGCAGTCATTCCCGGGTAATTCCCGAACACCCACCATGATGTTGGGGAGCGTGGCGTAACGTGGCTCATTCAGCCGCAGGTCAGAGGTCACAACCGCTGGCAGCTTGAGTGAGATGGTCTCCAAACCTCCGTCCACTTCCCGAGTCACCGTCAACTTCTTATCTTCCACCTTCACCTCTGAGGCGAAGGTCCCCTAGGCAGAACCAAACCACATTGTCaacatcgatgggccgaatggcctcctccttccttCTGCTGTTTGTTCTTGCCACAAAGACGTGAAGGAAAAAATATACGCCAGTATCATGCTGGGTACTTTATAAAATTAATTTACAAAAATACATGACAGACTTGACAGTGAATGAAGCTGCGACTGTCTACGActcaacacaaagggactttctAGCCTTCAGGTAACCACAGCAGCCTCGTTATCTCTAACGATACGTGAATGCCCCTTGAGTCTGCAGAAGTCAAATTCCAAGGACACGCACAAAGGCGTTGCTGAGGCTCTGGCCCCAGAGCTCTGGCCTGGTTTAAATGTTCTCACCGACACTGGTGTAATATCTATACCAGTGCCTGCTGGCGTGGAGGAGTCAGCGCGATGGAAAGGGAGGTCACCGTGCATCAACTCAGTCACCAGAGAATAATTAATCCTTTGATTCTCCACTCAATGGGGAATAGAAATTCTGATTTTCACTGTCCCCTCCGCcgctgcccccccctcctctACTTTCCCCTTTCTTCTCTTATACTGTGTGATCGTACCAGTGGGTGCACAGTGACGCCTCACTCCCTGGGCCTGAGAGTGtataaaataaactaaccctctgagtttacccaatctcagctttgctgtgggattattcattgaatccctgcagtgcagaaggaggccattcggcccaacatgtccacaccgacaacaatccctcccaggccctatccccatcaccccacatatttaccctgacactgaggggcaattttaacacggccaatgcaccaaaccagcacgtctttcagactgtgggaggaaaccggagcacccggaggaaacccacgcagacacggggacgacgtgcagactccacacagacagtgacccaagccgggaatcgaacccgggtccctggcgctgtggggcagcagtgttaaccactgtgtcaccgtgccttaATCAAGGGTCAGAGTGATCCAAAACTGTAGGGTTGGAGAAAACACATCAGTGCTTACAAATTCTTTTTGTTAACAGGctgagaggtgggggtgggggggtgaaattAATGCCCTTCCCGTATGGAACATAACCATAAAACCAGTCCCATAACCCCGAGCCGGTGCTCCCACCACCCCAACAAACTTCTGGAAAGCCTGATAGCAAACAagacagagggaaagagggagagagtgcgacagtcagacagagagagagagagaacgtgaccgacagagagagaacgtgacaatgagacagagagagagtgcaacagtcagagagagggagagagcgacagtcagacagacggagagagagagggagagagcgacagtcagagagagggagagagcgacagtcagacagacggagagagagggagagagcgacagtcagagagagggagagagcgacagtcagagagagggagagagcgacagtcagagagagggagagagcgacagtcagacagacggagagagagagggagagagcgacagtcagagagagggagagagagagagggagagagcgacagtcagagagagggagagagcgacagtcagagagagggagagagagagggagagagcgacagtcagacagacggagagagagagggagagagcgacagtcagagagacggagagagagagggagagagcaagagtcagagagagggagagagcgagagggagagagggagagagagagggagagagcgacagtcagagagagggagagagagagagggagagagggagagagagagagggagagagcgacagtcagagagagggagagagcgacagtcagagagagggagagagagagggagagagcgacagtcagagagagggagagagagagggagagagcgacagtcagagagagggagagagagagagcgacagtcagagagacggagagagagagggagagagcgacagtcAGACAGGGTCTCCGGGAGcgtaacagacagacagacagacacaaggtGAGAGAATCCAGTGTTGGTCGGACTCTATCAGATCGAACCTGTGGCCAGTCTAACAGCGCAGCCGTCATTTGCCCCGTCTGATTCCAATCTCCGTCAATCGCCTGTGGGTGCAGAGAGAGGACAAAGGACACCAGTCAGAGAGAGAAGGGTTTTctcaacaatcgacaatgctgTAATCTGTAGGTTTTTTATGctatctgccgcggcgggattcgaacccgggtccccagatcttgttcTGGGTCTGtgcatcactagtccagtgacaatacccccttcagaagggggtgggtgagccgccatcttgaacccgctgcagtccccgtgtggtgtaggtacacccactgtgctgttagggagggagtcccaggattttgaccccagcgacagtgaaggaacggccgatatatttccaagtcgggatggtgagtgaagaaagccccaccaaggcctctacttcctcagaagactaaggaaatttggcatgtcagctacgactctcaccaacttttacagatgctccatagaaagcattatttctgggtgtatcacagcttggtctgggctcctgctctgcccaagaccgcaaggaactacaaagggtcgtgaatgtagcccaatccatcacgcaaaccagcctcccatccattgactctgtctacacttcccgctgcctcggggaaaagcagccagcataattaaggacccccccacacaccccggacattctctcttccaccttcttccgtcgggaaaaagatacaaaagtctgaggtcacgtaccgaccgactcaagaacagctttttccctgctgctgtcagacttttgaatggacctacctcgcactaagttgatctttctctacaccctagctatgactgtaacactacattctgcaccctctcctttccttctctatgaacggtatgctttgtctgtctagcgcgcaagaaacattacttttcaccctatgttaatacatgtgacaataataaatcaaatcaaaggcactCCCTGTTTAAACCGGACTACAACACCTGaagacacaaaccctcaccactcactgtctttgagtccaatacagtaagagttttaacaacaccaggttcaagtccaacaggtttatttggttgcaaataccattagctttcggagcgctgctccttcgtcagatggagtggaaatctgctctcaaacagggcacagagacacaaactcaagttacagaataccgattagaatgcgaatctttacagctaatcaagtcttaaaggtacagacaatgtgagtggagagagggttaagcacaggttaaagagatgtgtattgtctccagacaggatagccagtgagattttgcaagtccaggcaagtcggggagggttacagatagtgtgacatgaacccaggatcccggttgaggccatccacatgtgtgcggaacctggctatcagtctctgctcagcgactccccaatgtaccatgcctcgggacatcctttcctgcagcgtatcaggtagacaacgttggccgagttgcaagagtatgtaccgtgtacctggtggatggtgttctcacgtgagatgatggcatccgtgtcgatgatccggcacgtcttgcagaggttgctgtggcagggttgtgtggtgtcgtggtcactgttctcctgaaggccttcaggagaacagtgaccacgacaccacacaactctcccACAGGccttctcacgtgagaacaccatccgaggcatggtacattggggaaaccatgcagacactgcgacaatggatgaatgaacaccgctcgacaatcaccaggcaagactgttctcttcctgttggggaacacttcagcggtcacgggcattcagccttggatcttcgggtaagcgttctccaaggcggccttcacaacacatgacaacccagagccgctgagcagagactgatagccaagttccgcacacatgaggacggcctcaaaatctcactaactgttctgtctggagacaatacacatctctttaacctgtgcttaaccctctctccactcacattgtctgtacctttaagacttgattacctgtaaagactcacattccaaccattattcagtaaattgagtttgtgtcttttgtgccctgtttgtgaacagaactcccactcacctgacgaaggagcagcgctccgaaagctagtggcttttgctaccaaacaaacctgttggacttgaacctggtgttgttagactcctgacTGTGTTTCACACTCACCTGTTTTCCTAACAGGATCATGTCTGCCTCCTCCTTCCTGGCGAGGGCAGCCAGCACCTTGGAGACTTGCAGAGGCCCCAGCGTCTCGTAATCCTTCCCTGTCACCTCCACGTGTATCCCCCTGTCCGCCCCCATCGCCAGGGCCGTCCGGATCGTTTCctgtgagagaggggagggcaCAACAGTCcgttacaccacacacacacactgccaacacacacactgcagagtGATCGGGTAAAACCCCTCaacccatgggtggcacagtggttagcactgctgcctcacagcgccggggactggggttcaattcccggctcgggtcactgtctgtgtggagtttgcatgtcctccccgtgtctgtgtgggtttcctccgggtgctccggtttcctcccacattttgaaagtctacttgtgactaataaataaaaagttagtgtcacacgtaggcttacattaacactgcaatgaagttactgtgaaaatcccccagccgccacactccggcacctgttcgggtacactgagggagcatttagcacggccaatgcaccctaaccagcacgtctttcggattgtgggaggaaacccacgcagacacggggagaatgtgcagactccgcacagacagtgacccaagccggggatcgaatccGGGCACCTGGAtatctggagctgtggggcagcactgtgcccccaccccccctccccccctgcacccacccccgccccctccccccccaccactgactcTGGAGAATGTGTAGTTTGGGGCTCGGGTCAGTGCAGTGGGTGGTGACCCCATAACCTCTCGACTCAGAgagcattgtgggatttgaaactCTGCCGTACTGGAGGTCTCAGTGTCGACCTCTGACCCCAGCCGGACATGTTGACCCCGGCCACATGGAGTGTCCGGCGCTTTGCGAATACCCTTATCTTCACTGGAAATGATTAACTCAGGATCAACActggttgttgttggtgtggacaCAGGAATATCACTGACTGTCACCATGAACTCTGAATCCATCCTCTTTACAATCGAAACACACAGCGCAAGGGGCAATCCACCAGACAAACAAGCAGAGTCCACAACACAACACCTTCCATTAGCAacttccacacacacagcgaatGGAACAGAGGAATTGCTCCCAAAGGGACCAGACAGCAATATACTCACATTTAATCTGAACCTCCAGTACACCAGGAGATATCAGGGACAGGGAACGAGAACCTCGataagagggacagacagagacagacagagagacacagagacagagaggtggagaggtttagggagggaattccagagctcagggccccccaggcagctgaaggcacggccgccaatggcggagcgatgggaatcgggggatgctcaagaggccggaattggagaagcgcagagatctcggaggattgtaggggctggaggaggttacagagatagggaggggtgtagaggctggaggaggttatagagatagggaggggt harbors:
- the etfb gene encoding electron transfer flavoprotein subunit beta; its protein translation is MALRLLVGVKRVIDYAVKIRVKPDHTGVVTDGVKHSMNPFCEIAVEEAVRLKEKKLAKEVIVVSCGPQQSQETIRTALAMGADRGIHVEVTGKDYETLGPLQVSKVLAALARKEEADMILLGKQAIDGDWNQTGQMTAALLDWPQGTFASEVKVEDKKLTVTREVDGGLETISLKLPAVVTSDLRLNEPRYATLPNIMVGVRELPGNDCTSPSQRD